In Gossypium hirsutum isolate 1008001.06 chromosome D06, Gossypium_hirsutum_v2.1, whole genome shotgun sequence, one genomic interval encodes:
- the LOC107900621 gene encoding internal alternative NAD(P)H-ubiquinone oxidoreductase A1, mitochondrial: MALARVARNGLRRSGGVGGGNTTERNIFFERLSGSLEKINVHSNLTSLSTIKGLNHMNFWSRGIRTTPPYQFPLAERLVETESESEHDEPRYPGLEATKPGEKPRVVVLGTGWAACRFLNGLDTKAYDVVCISPRNHMVFTPLLASTCVGTLEFRSVSEPVSRIQSALATSPNSYFYLASCIGVDANKHEVYCETMSNGGLPHEPYQFKVAYDKLVIAAGAEPLTFGIKGVKENAYFLREVNHAQEIRKKLLLNLMLSENPGISEEEKSRLLHCVIIGGGPTGVEFSGELSDFIVRDVRERYSQVKDYIKVTLIEANEILSSFDVGLRQYATNHLRKSGVQLMRGVVKEVHPKKIILSDGTDVPYGLLVWSTGVGPSQFIKSLNLPKSPGGRIGIDEWLRVPSVEDIFALGDCAGFLEQTGKPVLPALAQVAERQGKYLVEVFNRMAKEDGGKAFSAKDMSLGDPFVYKHLGSMASVGRYKALVDLRQSKDAQGISLAGFISWLIWRSAYLTRVVSWRNRFYVAVNWATTLVFGRDDSRIG; this comes from the exons ATGGCACTTGCAAGGGTTGCCAGGAATGGCTTGAGAAGATCAGGTGGTGTCGGTGGTGGTAACACGACTGAGAGGAATATCTTCTTTGAAAGATTATCCGGTTCCCTTGAAAAAATCAATGTGCACAGCAATTTGACATCCCTTTCCACCATAAAAGGGTTGAATCACATGAATTTTTGGAGCAGGGGAATAAGGACAACCCCACCTTATCAGTTTCCTTTAGCTGAGCGACTAGTGGAGACAGAGTCGGAGTCAGAACATGATGAACCAAGGTATCCAGGACTGGAGGCAACCAAGCCAGGTGAAAAGCCTAGAGTGGTTGTCCTTGGTACTGGATGGGCAGCATGCCGATTCCTCAATGGGCTTGACACCAAAGCCTATGATGTTGTTTGCATATCACCTCGAAACCACATGGTTTTCACCCCTTTGCTTGCTTCAACTTGTGTTGGAACTCTTGAATTCCGCTCGGTTTCCGAGCCTGTTAGTCGGATACAGTCTGCATTGGCAACAAGCCCCAATTCATACTTCTATCTTGCTTCTTGCATAGGCGTTGACGCTAACAAACATGAG GTGTATTGTGAGACAATGAGCAATGGTGGACTACCTCACGAACCTTATCAATTTAAAGTTGCATATGACAAGCTTGTAATTGCCGCTGGAGCAGAGCCTTTAACTTTTGGTATCAAGGGTGTGAAGGAAAATGCATATTTCCTTCGTGAAGTGAATCATGCCCAAGAAATAAGGAAGAAACTTCTTTTGAATCTGATGCTCTCTGAAAATCCAG GCATATCAGAAGAAGAAAAGAGCCGCCTCTTGCATTGTGTTATCATTGGGGGTGGCCCAACAGGAGTGGAGTTCAGTGGTGAGTTGAGCGATTTCATTGTGAGAGATGTCCGGGAGAGATACAGTCAAGTAAAAGATTACATCAAAGTTACACTCATAGAG GCAAATGAGATATTGTCATCCTTTGATGTTGGACTACGCCAATATGCAACAAATCACTTGAGGAAG TCGGGTGTTCAACTCATGCGAGGTGTTGTGAAAGAAGTCCATCCCAAAAAAATTATTCTCAGTGATGGAACTGATGTCCCTTACGGCCTCTTAGTCTGGTCTACTGGTGTTGGTCCCTCTCAGTTCATTAAATCATTAAATCTTCCCAAATCCCCTGGCGGAAG GATTGGTATCGATGAATGGTTGCGAGTACCTTCGGTAGAAGATATATTTGCACTCGGAGATTGTGCCGGTTTCCTTGAACAGACAGGGAAGCCTGTCCTTCCAGCTCTAGCTCAAGTTGCAGAGAGGCAAGGTAAATACCTGGTGGAGGTGTTTAACAGGATGGCGAAAGAGGATGGGGGCAAGGCATTTAGTGCCAAAGACATGTCTCTGGGAGACCCATTTGTCTATAAGCATCTGGGAAGCATGGCATCTGTGGGTCGTTACAAGGCCCTAGTAGATCTTCGCCAATCTAAG GACGCGCAAGGCATATCACTTGCGGGGTTCATAAGTTGGTTGATATGGCGCTCGGCTTACTTGACGCGTGTGGTTAGTTGGAGGAACAGGTTCTATGTGGCAGTGAACTGGGCCACCACGCTGGTCTTTGGCAGAGACGATTCCAGGATAGGTTGA